Genomic segment of Patescibacteria group bacterium:
TTACAAACCTTTTCAAAAACAAAAAATAGCTTTGTCTAAATGGGAATATATTTATAATCATCTTAGTTCAACTCAAGCGCTTGGATATTTAACCCCGATTGAATTTTATAATCTTTGGAAGAAAAATCCTAAAAAAATTAGGAAATAACCATGGAGTGTCATTACAATGATGAGCCAGAAATGTGGCGGAAAAGGATTGTTATAATTTTTAGTCCAGAGGAAAAAGATTTAATGTTGTCTGTTACTACATCTATCTCAAAATGGATTGTTGAGCACGGTGATGGTGAAAAAGTTAAGAACAAATTAAATGCTGAAAAAATATTGAATAATGCGTTCATACAATATCACAGGAATGAACCTTCTTTAATATTTTTTTTGACAAGGAAAAACGATTTGGGCTTGATGTCATCATATCGCTGGCTGAACATTTTAAATATGAAGAGCATGAAATGGATTTTGAACTGAATAGTTTTATTGATATCGTTGAGGCAAAAATATCAACATCTATCCCAATAAAAGTGGAAAAATCGTCATCTTTGGAAGCGCGAGAAGGATCGCGCAGATTAAATTGAATAAGGAGGAGATTTATCAAAAACATTTTAAAGCCAGCCTTGTTTACAAAACTGGCTTTTGATTTATTAAACAGTTAAAGTATTTTATTGCTTATATGCCCTGCTCTTGTATTTTTTTTATTTTTTGTTATAGTTTTTACATAAATAAATTTAATTTTAAAAAATATTATGCCTGTTAAAAAATCAGCAAAAAAAACATTGCGAAAAGACAAAAAAAAAGCTTTGCGCAATAAAAATGTTAACATGGAATCAAAAACTTTAATTAAAAAAACTAGAAAAGCAATTGACAGCAAAGCAAAAGACGCAAGAGAATTAGTTAAAAAAACAATAAAAAAATTGGACAAAGCAGCCCAAAAAGGAATTATTAAAAAAAATACCGTTGCTAGAAAAAAATCCAGAATAATGAAGCGTTTAAATAAATCCGCTAAATAGATTGAAAAATTTTTTTTCTTATTTCCCTCTCGTAGGGGGGCAAAAAAAAGGGGGGGGGTCAATTCAATTTCCAATTTTTTACACCACCTACCAACCATACAGGGTAGGAAAATTAATAAACTTTAAATATTTTTTTGGTTGTTAGCCAGAACCGAATTCAGAATAAAATCAGAAAATAATAATTTATGATTTGAGTATCCTTGTTTTAATTTAATATCTATAGCCAACAAATGGCTATAGATATTTTTTAATTCAAGCAAACTATATTTTGTTGCTTGAATTTTTACTTTTTGCGCCACAAATGGATGAGCCTTTAATTCAATCGCTAAATTAGCGTTTGGATTCTTTTCAAGCAGATCTTTCGTGCGAATTATCATTTTAAATTGCCTGATTAACATTGTTAAAAGAAAGGACGGTTCCGCTCCCGCCATGAAATGTTTGCTTAATAATTGAAAAGAAAGTTTTTTATTTTTGCTGACAATCGCGTCAATCAATCCAAAAATTGTTTCATTAAATTGATTGCTAACTATTTCTTTTACATCTTCTGCAGAAATATCTTTTTCTTTATAAGCTGATAATTTGTCTAATTCATTACTTATCTGCCATAAATCATTTCCAACTAAACTGATAAGCGAATTGATCGCTTCTGAGTCTATATTTTTTTTGCGGTTTTCAGTTTGTTTTTTTATCCAAGAAAATAACTGACTATTATTTAGCAAAGGAAATTCAAAAGAATATTTTTCTTTTTTCAAAAAATTAAAAAGAGGACCAGCAAGAATTTTGCCTTTATATTTATCAGCGCGGATTGTTCCTATCTTTTCCCAAAAAATAATAATATTTTCAGACGCTAAAACGGGGCTATTTTTATTTTTTAATAAAGCTAAAATTTCTTTTAAAATTTCTTTGCCTTTATTTTTTTCCAACAAATTTTCTATTATAATCATTCTTTTTTTAACTAAAAAACCGCCGGACAAAATAGTCTGCTTAAAACTTTCCAAATCCAATTTTTCGCCATCTATGTCAACTATATTTATTTGCGAGCTGTCAATATCTTTTGTGAATTTATTTTTAAACTCTTTTAATTTTTGCTTAGAGCGGAAAGTGTCCTCTCCGTATAAAAAAATAATCATAGGTGTTAATTTAATTTTAATTTTAGCTTTCGCTTAAATTATTTTAAATCACAAAAAAATATCCACGAATTACTATTGACACAAAAATTTAATATGTTATTATAAAGACATAAATGCTTGACTTGATCAAGCGTCCGAGAAAGTCCCGCTTGCGGGGCTTTCGTTTTTTTTACACTTAATTTAAACCGATCACCCTTTCCAATTCTTTTTTTATTTTTGTAAAATCTACGCTGCTTATTTTGTAAATTTTTCGTGATAATCTTTTTACGCTGAACAATCTTATTTGCGATAAAATTAAAAAATATTTATTTTGATTATAAATAATAGGAAAATAATATTTTTTATCGCTTTTATTAGCGCTGGTAATCGGAATTCCCAAAAAACATTGCCTGTTAAATACTTTTATCACTAAAACAGGTCTTTCAAAATTATTATTTTTCCCATCCTCCTCCACTCCTATATTCAAGCCGATTGACAACCACCAAACTTGTCTTTTTCCTGGCAAAATATTTTTAATGTTATAATTTATTTCTTTTTTCTTTTTATTCCACTTGTCAAAATCTTTTATTTTTTTCTCCATAAATCAAATTTTATTTCCCCTTAAATTCTTTAAATCGCTGTAAAATTTCATCTAAATCATTTTCTTGATCTTTTTGTCCAGTCGCGTCATAGCCGATATGCTCGGCAATTGCAATAAAAATTGGATATTTGCCAAGCTTTTCATTTTTAATTTTTATCTCCTTTTTTATATCTAAATTCTTCAATTTTACCGTATAAAATAGGAATATCAGTGATAATCGCTTTTTCTTGAGTCTTACTATTCCAACGATCTGTTTCCATCGCCCGTTTAGTGTTTCCAGCGACTATAACCGCGAAAGGAGCTTTTAAAACTCTGGCATTGGCAATTGACTGCTTGGTCGCTTGCTCAAATTCCGCGTCTGAAATTCCGTCTTTTTTGCATTCAATAACAATATACGGCTTATTATTTTTGCCATAAATAACCATATCAGCAAATCTGTTTGGAGTTCTATCTTCCATTTCAACTTCAAAACAAATTTTTTCAGGCGGATATTTGTATTTTTCAATAAGATTAAAATAATATTTTGCCCTGACTTTTTCTTCTGGATTTAAAAAACTGTATTTTTTGCCAGAAGCTGAATATTTAATTTTATTTCCATCTAAAACAAAATATCCTTTTTTCTGTCCTAATTTAAGATAATCATTTGAACCGCTTATAATTTTTTCTTTTTGTAATTGATAATTTACGCTCATATTTTTAAATTTATTTATAAACCCCCTGTCTGTGATCAATATCAATGATAAAAACAATAAGTTCCATCTTTTTTATGATGTAAATAATTCTGTATGGCCAGACGCGAAAAGAATATAATCCTTTTTTCTTTCCGGATAATTTTTTGCCGGAAAAAGGGTCTTGAATAATCGCGTCCAACGCCGCTATTATCCGCGCTCGATAATTTTTCGGAATTTTATCAAGATTTTTTCTTGCCTTTGGTTTTATTTGTAGAACGAATGCCATATTTTTTCTTTGGTTTTTCCGCTACGGCAAAACCCCAATCTTTTCCCAAGTCTTTGAGGGTCGGCCATTTTTTATATTCTCCCGTTCTAAACGCTTTTTCTGTTTCAGCAATATCCTTATCCAGATCAGGAAAAATTCTCTCCACTTCCATAGTTTCAACCATTGATTCATATTCTTCGGCAGACATAATAACCGCCTTTGGTTTGCCGTCGAAGGTTAAAACATAAACCTTATTTGGCGTTTGCACCTCTTTAGCAATTTCAAAAATTTTGTTTCTAGCTTCAGTTATTGATAAAATATTTTTAATATTCATATTTTTTTAGTTAATAATTATATGTACATAATAACGTACA
This window contains:
- the rpsT gene encoding 30S ribosomal protein S20; translation: MPVKKSAKKTLRKDKKKALRNKNVNMESKTLIKKTRKAIDSKAKDARELVKKTIKKLDKAAQKGIIKKNTVARKKSRIMKRLNKSAK
- the holA gene encoding DNA polymerase III subunit delta, which produces MIIFLYGEDTFRSKQKLKEFKNKFTKDIDSSQINIVDIDGEKLDLESFKQTILSGGFLVKKRMIIIENLLEKNKGKEILKEILALLKNKNSPVLASENIIIFWEKIGTIRADKYKGKILAGPLFNFLKKEKYSFEFPLLNNSQLFSWIKKQTENRKKNIDSEAINSLISLVGNDLWQISNELDKLSAYKEKDISAEDVKEIVSNQFNETIFGLIDAIVSKNKKLSFQLLSKHFMAGAEPSFLLTMLIRQFKMIIRTKDLLEKNPNANLAIELKAHPFVAQKVKIQATKYSLLELKNIYSHLLAIDIKLKQGYSNHKLLFSDFILNSVLANNQKNI
- a CDS encoding type II toxin-antitoxin system PemK/MazF family toxin, with the protein product MEKKIKDFDKWNKKKKEINYNIKNILPGKRQVWWLSIGLNIGVEEDGKNNNFERPVLVIKVFNRQCFLGIPITSANKSDKKYYFPIIYNQNKYFLILSQIRLFSVKRLSRKIYKISSVDFTKIKKELERVIGLN
- a CDS encoding type I restriction enzyme HsdR N-terminal domain-containing protein, producing MSVNYQLQKEKIISGSNDYLKLGQKKGYFVLDGNKIKYSASGKKYSFLNPEEKVRAKYYFNLIEKYKYPPEKICFEVEMEDRTPNRFADMVIYGKNNKPYIVIECKKDGISDAEFEQATKQSIANARVLKAPFAVIVAGNTKRAMETDRWNSKTQEKAIITDIPILYGKIEEFRYKKGDKN
- a CDS encoding type II toxin-antitoxin system RelE/ParE family toxin translates to MAFVLQIKPKARKNLDKIPKNYRARIIAALDAIIQDPFSGKKLSGKKKGLYSFRVWPYRIIYIIKKMELIVFIIDIDHRQGVYK
- a CDS encoding type II toxin-antitoxin system Phd/YefM family antitoxin produces the protein MNIKNILSITEARNKIFEIAKEVQTPNKVYVLTFDGKPKAVIMSAEEYESMVETMEVERIFPDLDKDIAETEKAFRTGEYKKWPTLKDLGKDWGFAVAEKPKKKYGIRSTNKTKGKKKS